Proteins from a single region of Amorphus orientalis:
- a CDS encoding aminomethyltransferase family protein, producing the protein MSDPHPDLLFAVLPLDDGGAQSEFGLTMAAHPLVHQELPYRPQYTVYNRRLTAMSMAFSTVDEAYWMLRRQAILRHTAELPIEIRGPDAERLLNLAFTRDISRNRVGRCSYQIACDDRGGLLLDGVLVRLAEDRFWYGQADGDLSLWLMALGRGLDVDIRDPGVWISQVQGPDSLRILEAAVDGAYPDPFRYFDAAWVTIAGQEVVVTRSGYTNELGWEIYLGPEIDAGAVGDRILEAGREAGLRPVAIGGARRIEAGLLNAGSDFDATVTPFAAGLGAMVDFDKPDFVGKTALENADRRCRTWGLRVPGGVARLGDRLSRHGVPAGRVCSSAWSPFLACGVAIVRLDEPDLGPGTALDVACLDGSDRPGKTCALPMYDRSRDIPRGRVVDIPDLPADVA; encoded by the coding sequence ATGTCAGATCCCCACCCCGATCTTCTCTTCGCCGTCCTTCCGCTGGACGATGGCGGCGCGCAATCGGAATTCGGGCTCACCATGGCGGCGCACCCGCTGGTGCACCAGGAGCTCCCCTACCGGCCTCAGTACACCGTCTACAACCGCCGCCTGACGGCGATGAGCATGGCGTTCTCGACCGTCGATGAGGCGTACTGGATGCTTCGGCGCCAGGCGATCCTCCGCCATACGGCGGAGCTGCCCATCGAGATCCGCGGCCCCGACGCCGAACGGCTCCTGAACCTCGCCTTCACCCGCGACATTTCCCGCAACCGGGTCGGCCGCTGCAGCTACCAGATCGCCTGCGACGACCGGGGCGGGCTGCTCCTCGACGGGGTGCTGGTTCGCCTTGCGGAGGATCGGTTCTGGTACGGGCAGGCGGACGGCGACCTCAGCCTCTGGCTCATGGCCCTCGGGCGGGGATTGGACGTCGACATCCGCGATCCGGGCGTCTGGATCAGCCAGGTGCAGGGGCCGGACTCGCTCCGCATCCTCGAGGCCGCCGTCGATGGCGCCTATCCCGATCCGTTCCGCTATTTCGATGCCGCATGGGTGACGATCGCCGGTCAGGAGGTCGTCGTCACGCGCTCCGGCTACACCAACGAACTCGGCTGGGAGATCTATCTCGGACCTGAAATCGACGCCGGCGCCGTGGGAGACCGCATCCTGGAGGCGGGACGGGAAGCGGGCCTGCGTCCCGTGGCGATCGGCGGCGCGCGCCGGATCGAGGCCGGGCTTTTGAATGCCGGCTCCGATTTCGACGCGACGGTCACGCCGTTCGCGGCCGGGTTGGGCGCCATGGTCGATTTCGACAAGCCGGACTTCGTCGGCAAGACGGCCCTTGAGAACGCCGATCGCAGATGCCGGACCTGGGGACTTCGCGTCCCCGGCGGCGTGGCGCGTCTCGGCGACCGGTTGAGCCGCCACGGCGTCCCGGCCGGGCGGGTGTGTTCCTCCGCCTGGTCGCCGTTTCTGGCGTGCGGCGTGGCGATCGTGCGGCTCGACGAACCGGATCTCGGTCCTGGAACGGCCCTCGACGTGGCGTGCCTCGACGGGTCGGACCGGCCGGGAAAGACGTGCGCCCTGCCGATGTACGACCGTAGCCGCGACATTCCGCGCGGAAGGGTCGTCGATATCCCGGACCTCCCGGCCGACGTCGCCTAG
- a CDS encoding TIGR00266 family protein, which translates to MRSEITGSTLPVLTLTLEPGEKILAEPDRLSWMTPNVGMHTTAATGGSSGLFGALGRAISGGGLFMTEFTAERSEAMVAFAATVPGNIVEEKIADGRGLVVHRHGFLAGSHGLSVAMGFQQSLGAGLFGGEGFVLQRLSGTGTAFVELGGEIVSYDLEAGQELLVHPGHVGMFEERVSFDITTIRGVRNIMFGGDGLFLVRLAGPGRVWLQSLTPAKLAHALRPYLPSGEHR; encoded by the coding sequence ATGCGCAGCGAGATCACCGGCTCGACCCTTCCCGTCCTCACCCTCACGCTTGAACCTGGCGAAAAGATCCTCGCCGAACCGGACCGTCTGTCCTGGATGACACCGAACGTCGGCATGCACACCACTGCGGCGACCGGCGGGTCCAGCGGCCTGTTCGGGGCGCTCGGCCGGGCGATCTCCGGCGGCGGCCTGTTCATGACCGAGTTCACGGCCGAGCGCAGCGAAGCCATGGTCGCCTTCGCCGCGACGGTGCCCGGCAACATCGTCGAGGAGAAGATCGCCGATGGCCGGGGCCTTGTGGTCCATCGCCACGGTTTTCTGGCCGGCAGCCACGGCCTGTCCGTCGCCATGGGCTTCCAGCAGTCGCTCGGGGCGGGACTTTTCGGGGGAGAAGGGTTCGTGCTGCAGCGCCTCAGCGGCACCGGCACGGCCTTCGTCGAACTCGGCGGCGAAATCGTCAGCTACGATCTGGAGGCCGGCCAGGAACTGCTCGTCCATCCCGGCCATGTCGGCATGTTCGAGGAGCGGGTGTCCTTCGACATCACCACGATCCGGGGCGTCCGCAACATCATGTTCGGCGGCGACGGCCTGTTCCTGGTGCGCCTCGCCGGGCCGGGCCGCGTCTGGCTGCAGTCGCTGACGCCGGCAAAACTTGCCCACGCGCTGCGGCCCTATCTGCCCTCCGGCGAGCACCGCTGA
- a CDS encoding protein-L-isoaspartate O-methyltransferase family protein, producing the protein MVDFATLRTRMVENQLRTFDVTDYRIQGAMNEIPREAFLPQARRSLAYLDEPVAITDPEPGKLGRYLTRPAVFAKMLQIAEIESGDLVLVVGAGTGYPCAVLGRLADAVVGLECDEALGAEAGENLTELGIENAAVVTGPLEAGWPAESPYDVIVVDGAVETGLDPLFDQLKDGGRLVAVVGRGLSAMATVYRRSGDRTGHWPSFNAAAPILPGFEKKPEFTF; encoded by the coding sequence ATGGTCGACTTCGCCACCTTGCGCACCCGAATGGTCGAAAACCAGCTGCGGACGTTCGATGTCACGGACTACCGCATTCAGGGGGCGATGAACGAAATCCCGCGCGAGGCCTTTCTGCCTCAGGCGCGGCGATCGCTCGCCTATCTGGACGAGCCGGTTGCGATCACCGATCCCGAGCCGGGCAAGCTCGGCCGCTATCTCACCCGCCCGGCGGTCTTCGCCAAGATGCTCCAGATCGCCGAGATCGAGTCCGGTGACCTGGTGCTCGTCGTGGGCGCGGGCACCGGCTACCCCTGCGCCGTGCTCGGACGGCTCGCCGATGCCGTCGTCGGGCTGGAGTGCGACGAGGCTCTCGGCGCGGAAGCCGGGGAGAACCTGACCGAACTCGGCATCGAGAACGCCGCCGTGGTCACCGGGCCGCTGGAAGCCGGCTGGCCGGCGGAAAGCCCCTACGACGTGATCGTCGTCGACGGCGCGGTGGAAACCGGGCTGGATCCGCTGTTCGACCAGCTCAAGGACGGCGGACGGCTCGTTGCGGTGGTCGGGCGCGGCCTGTCGGCCATGGCCACGGTCTACCGTCGAAGCGGCGACCGCACCGGCCACTGGCCGTCCTTCAATGCCGCCGCGCCGATCCTTCCCGGCTTCGAGAAAAAGCCGGAATTCACCTTCTAG
- a CDS encoding TolC family outer membrane protein — protein sequence MTDSLSSAYSNNPQLNQARAQLRSIDENVAIAKSAIRPQVFANLSASSQYTSLNGVTAASTGQRFNTSGANNPLTVGMSFTQPIFTGFQTKNTVLQAKSAVRAQRELLRDTEQAVLLDAATAFQDVIQNASIVRLRQSDVSFLDEQVKASKDRLEVGEGTRTDVSQAEARYAEAVSDLNFAEASLASSKATYRQITGLEARDLVDNLNLAPKLPPSLNGSLATAQDAHPAIQSAVHNVDVALFNVKALSGQFLPEVSVTGQAGRTYDTGNADYQDSAQVSLNVDIPIYQGGRVSAQVRQAKEDLGYSRIQVDLLRDRVRQNVVASWSQYQSSVASIQAARTGVFAQQLALQGVIEEQRVGQRTTLDVLNAQRDLVSAQVTLVQAERNKAVAAYALLSATGQLGVEKLGLRVVRYQPTQHYEAVKDKWYGLRTPDGR from the coding sequence ATGACCGATTCGTTGTCTTCGGCTTATTCGAACAATCCGCAATTGAACCAGGCGCGGGCTCAGCTGCGCTCGATCGACGAGAACGTCGCGATCGCCAAGTCGGCCATCCGGCCGCAGGTGTTCGCGAACCTCTCGGCATCGTCCCAGTACACGTCGCTCAACGGCGTGACCGCGGCGAGCACGGGTCAGCGGTTCAACACGAGCGGAGCGAACAACCCGCTCACGGTCGGGATGAGCTTCACCCAGCCGATCTTCACCGGGTTCCAGACGAAGAACACCGTTCTGCAGGCCAAATCGGCCGTGCGGGCCCAGCGTGAGCTCCTGCGCGACACCGAGCAGGCGGTCCTTCTTGATGCCGCCACCGCGTTCCAGGACGTGATCCAGAACGCCTCGATCGTTCGGCTGCGCCAGAGCGACGTGTCGTTCCTCGACGAGCAGGTGAAGGCGTCCAAGGATCGGCTGGAAGTCGGCGAGGGCACCCGCACCGACGTCAGCCAGGCGGAAGCCCGGTACGCGGAAGCCGTGTCCGATCTGAATTTCGCCGAAGCGAGCCTCGCCTCCAGCAAGGCGACCTACCGCCAGATCACCGGGCTGGAAGCGCGCGATCTGGTCGACAACCTGAACTTGGCGCCCAAGCTGCCGCCGTCGCTCAACGGCTCGCTGGCCACCGCCCAGGACGCCCATCCGGCGATCCAGTCGGCCGTGCACAATGTCGACGTCGCGCTGTTCAACGTGAAGGCGCTTTCGGGCCAGTTCCTGCCGGAGGTCTCGGTGACCGGTCAGGCGGGCCGCACCTACGACACCGGCAATGCGGACTATCAGGATTCCGCGCAGGTCTCGCTGAACGTGGACATCCCGATCTATCAGGGTGGCCGGGTGTCGGCGCAGGTCCGGCAGGCCAAGGAAGACCTCGGCTATTCCCGCATTCAGGTCGACCTGCTGCGCGACCGGGTGCGGCAGAACGTGGTCGCTTCGTGGTCGCAGTACCAGTCGTCGGTCGCCTCGATCCAGGCGGCCCGGACCGGCGTGTTCGCCCAGCAGCTCGCCCTCCAGGGCGTGATCGAGGAGCAGCGCGTCGGACAGCGGACGACCCTGGACGTCCTGAACGCCCAGCGCGATCTGGTCAGCGCCCAGGTGACCCTGGTGCAGGCCGAGCGCAACAAGGCGGTTGCGGCCTACGCGCTCCTGTCGGCCACCGGTCAGCTCGGCGTCGAGAAGCTCGGCCTGCGCGTGGTGCGCTATCAGCCGACGCAGCACTACGAGGCCGTCAAGGACAAGTGGTACGGCCTGCGGACGCCCGACGGCCGCTGA
- a CDS encoding transglutaminase family protein — protein sequence MKSLHISHHTRYAYDQPVTFGRHRLMLRPRDGHDMRILSSSLIVEPEAQVRWAYDTFGNSIALLDFAEPASRLVVKSELYLERYGLEDADRTFEPHAITYPFSYDSDERIDLAPLLLIQCPEDRPIVSQWLEGVMPEVPDNTFTVLDLLSSAIHDGMEYRRRDEEGVQTPAETITGASGTCRDFAFLFMEAARDLGFATRFVTGYLYDQATDENPGLTGGGATHAWAEVFIPGVGWVEFDPTNEIVAGNELVRVATTRTPEQAQPVGGSFSGGAFLGMEIEVAVTSGE from the coding sequence ATGAAGTCGCTCCATATCAGCCATCACACGCGCTACGCCTACGACCAGCCGGTCACGTTCGGCCGCCACCGGCTGATGCTGCGGCCGCGGGACGGCCACGACATGCGCATCCTCAGCTCCAGCCTGATCGTGGAGCCGGAAGCTCAGGTGCGCTGGGCCTACGACACGTTCGGCAACTCCATCGCCCTGCTCGATTTCGCCGAGCCGGCCTCGCGCCTCGTGGTGAAGAGCGAGCTGTATCTGGAGCGCTACGGTCTGGAGGACGCCGACCGGACCTTCGAGCCCCACGCCATCACCTATCCGTTCTCCTACGATTCCGACGAACGTATCGATCTGGCCCCCCTCCTCCTCATCCAGTGTCCGGAGGACCGGCCGATCGTGTCGCAATGGCTGGAAGGGGTGATGCCCGAGGTGCCCGACAACACCTTCACCGTGCTGGACCTGCTCTCCAGCGCGATCCACGACGGGATGGAGTACCGCCGCCGTGACGAGGAAGGCGTCCAGACGCCGGCCGAGACGATCACGGGGGCGAGCGGCACCTGCCGGGACTTCGCGTTCCTGTTCATGGAGGCCGCCCGCGACCTGGGCTTCGCGACCCGGTTCGTCACCGGCTATCTCTACGATCAGGCGACGGACGAGAATCCCGGCCTGACCGGCGGCGGCGCCACCCACGCCTGGGCGGAAGTGTTCATTCCCGGCGTCGGCTGGGTCGAGTTCGACCCGACCAACGAGATCGTCGCCGGCAACGAGCTGGTGCGGGTGGCGACCACGCGCACGCCGGAACAGGCCCAGCCGGTGGGCGGGTCCTTCTCCGGCGGCGCGTTCCTCGGCATGGAGATCGAAGTGGCCGTCACCAGCGGCGAATAG
- a CDS encoding cysteine hydrolase — translation MHPVTVRQEIVDRVIARRGRYHLFDRLDPKRTALVVIDMQGTFCAPGSPAEVAASRGIVEPINTLTAGLRDLGVPVIWVLHANVQRDGVSDWELFYRHIVADEVRERTLESMYPGRQEVWSDLVVGPSDVTVMKNRYSALIPGSSSLERILRNLGVDTILIAGTKTNVCCESTARDAMMLDFRTVMVEDCCAALSDDEHRAALETIIQQFGDVMTGRQVLERLGA, via the coding sequence ATGCATCCGGTGACCGTTCGACAGGAGATCGTGGACCGTGTGATCGCGCGGCGGGGACGGTATCACCTGTTCGACCGTCTCGACCCGAAGCGGACGGCGCTCGTCGTCATCGACATGCAGGGCACCTTCTGCGCGCCCGGATCGCCGGCGGAAGTGGCGGCCTCGCGCGGCATCGTCGAGCCCATCAACACGCTCACTGCGGGGCTGCGTGATCTCGGCGTCCCCGTCATCTGGGTGCTGCACGCCAACGTCCAGCGCGACGGCGTCAGCGACTGGGAGCTGTTTTACCGCCACATCGTCGCCGACGAGGTGCGCGAACGCACGCTGGAGAGCATGTATCCGGGGCGCCAGGAGGTATGGAGCGATCTGGTGGTCGGCCCCTCCGACGTCACCGTGATGAAGAACCGCTACAGCGCGCTCATTCCCGGATCGTCGTCGCTCGAACGCATCCTGCGCAATCTCGGCGTCGACACGATCCTCATCGCCGGCACCAAGACCAACGTCTGCTGCGAATCGACGGCCCGCGACGCGATGATGCTCGATTTCAGGACGGTGATGGTCGAGGACTGCTGTGCCGCGCTCTCCGACGACGAACATCGCGCCGCGCTGGAAACCATCATCCAGCAGTTCGGGGACGTGATGACCGGCAGGCAAGTTCTGGAGCGGCTCGGCGCCTGA
- a CDS encoding DUF6790 family protein, whose protein sequence is MYLVIVIALMVVLPILSIIVELVAVPGSDPVTLIGKWFVFWTVGVRLFLAGVKQTTDPGFTARSIFRIADRDAEKVVVELGFANLSIGLLGLLTLFEPGWIVPAALAGGLFYALAGVQHVRNAERTTKEVIAMVSDLAIAVVLAVFLALTLA, encoded by the coding sequence ATGTACCTCGTGATCGTCATCGCCCTGATGGTCGTTCTGCCGATCCTGTCCATCATCGTCGAACTCGTCGCGGTTCCCGGCTCCGATCCGGTGACACTCATCGGCAAGTGGTTCGTGTTCTGGACGGTCGGCGTCCGTCTGTTTCTGGCAGGCGTGAAGCAGACCACGGATCCCGGGTTCACGGCGCGCTCCATTTTCCGGATCGCGGACCGGGATGCGGAAAAGGTCGTGGTCGAGCTCGGCTTCGCCAATCTCTCGATCGGTCTGCTCGGCCTTCTGACCTTGTTCGAACCCGGGTGGATCGTGCCGGCCGCGCTTGCCGGCGGATTGTTCTATGCGCTGGCCGGCGTCCAGCACGTCCGCAACGCCGAAAGGACCACGAAGGAAGTGATCGCGATGGTCTCCGATCTCGCCATCGCGGTGGTCCTTGCGGTGTTCCTCGCTCTGACGCTGGCCTGA
- a CDS encoding TraR/DksA family transcriptional regulator: MLDETAVRQALETERAEIEAEIAGSADSRATVTLDQTSVGRLSRMDAMQGQAMAQAADQRRRLRLQRIAATLQRLDEGEFGACVVCGEDIAEARLEIDLTTPTCIGCAKG; encoded by the coding sequence ATGCTCGACGAGACAGCGGTCCGACAGGCGCTCGAGACCGAGCGCGCCGAGATCGAGGCGGAGATCGCCGGTTCGGCCGACAGCCGCGCCACGGTGACGCTCGACCAGACCTCGGTCGGGCGTCTGTCGCGGATGGACGCCATGCAGGGCCAGGCCATGGCCCAGGCGGCGGACCAGCGCCGCAGGCTGCGCCTTCAGCGCATCGCGGCCACCCTCCAGCGGCTCGACGAGGGCGAGTTCGGCGCCTGCGTGGTCTGCGGCGAGGACATCGCCGAGGCGCGCCTCGAGATCGACCTCACGACGCCCACCTGCATCGGCTGCGCGAAGGGCTGA
- a CDS encoding DUF2497 domain-containing protein: MDELLASIRRIISQDEDEVSEAVPLAATGTDGAAAPGASAPAATARATPEPEPEPEDDLAGLDLDMLPDLIEQSIREAFPEAPRASAWDAAAMEAFSAALEEEDPEPTVSLWDADYEAGGFPDDDRFDDAYGFSGEAERYETDGQDNAPDTGGGYVDPPEMFAAAAFGAPVARRADLDADREEIRRLMSDRSSSSVGSAFDELARSMHAQSAPRATPAAAAPASARTMEDVVQDCLRPMLQAWLDENLPDLVERMVQQEIDRVARKPR; this comes from the coding sequence ATGGATGAGTTGCTTGCATCCATCCGCCGCATCATTTCGCAGGACGAAGACGAGGTGAGCGAAGCGGTGCCGCTGGCGGCCACCGGAACGGATGGCGCCGCTGCCCCGGGGGCGAGCGCCCCGGCCGCAACGGCCCGGGCAACCCCCGAGCCCGAACCGGAGCCGGAAGACGATCTCGCGGGCCTGGATCTGGACATGCTGCCCGACCTCATCGAGCAGAGCATCCGAGAAGCGTTCCCGGAGGCGCCGAGGGCGTCCGCCTGGGATGCGGCGGCGATGGAAGCCTTCTCCGCCGCGCTCGAAGAAGAGGACCCGGAGCCGACCGTGTCGCTGTGGGACGCGGACTATGAAGCCGGTGGGTTCCCCGACGACGACCGGTTCGACGACGCCTACGGCTTCTCCGGCGAGGCCGAGCGGTACGAGACTGACGGGCAGGACAACGCTCCGGACACCGGCGGCGGCTATGTCGATCCGCCCGAAATGTTCGCGGCCGCCGCCTTCGGGGCTCCCGTCGCCCGCCGTGCCGATCTCGATGCCGACCGGGAAGAGATCCGGCGGCTGATGTCGGACCGCAGCTCCAGCTCCGTCGGCTCCGCCTTTGACGAGCTCGCCCGCAGCATGCACGCCCAGTCCGCTCCCCGGGCAACTCCGGCTGCGGCCGCGCCGGCGTCCGCCCGCACCATGGAGGACGTGGTCCAGGACTGTCTGCGACCCATGCTGCAGGCGTGGCTGGACGAGAATCTGCCCGATCTCGTGGAGCGGATGGTCCAGCAGGAAATCGACCGGGTCGCCCGCAAGCCGCGCTGA
- a CDS encoding valine--tRNA ligase, with the protein MLDKTYDAAAVEPRIANLWNDAGAFRAGAGAREGADPFTIVIPPPNVTGSLHMGHALNNTLQDVLVRFERMRGRDVLWQPGTDHAGIATQMVVERQLAERQEPDRRAMGREAFVDRIWTWKAESGGTIQNQLFRLGASCDWSRERFTMDDGLSAAVLEVFVKLHEEGLIYRDKRLVNWDPRFLTAISDLEVQQIEVKGKLWHFRYPIEGGATYQAPVAFDEETGEPTEFETRDYIVVATTRPETMLGDTAVAVHPEDPRYKDLIGRHVVLPLVGRRIPIVADDYADPETGSGAVKITPAHDFNDFEVGRRNDLRMINILDEEAKLFLADNDAFLEGLAADPDFTNVMALNGADRFKARDAIVELMEARELLDRIEDHVHMVPHGDRSGVVIEPFLTDQWYVDAATLAKPAMEAVRKGDTTFVPGNWERVYFEWMENIQPWCVSRQLWWGHQIPAWYGPDGATFVAKTEAEALAAAEARFGKPIALMAKQEAVAAWETGGDTVALYRDEDVLDTWFSSALWPFSTLGWPDQTPELARYYPTSVLVTGFDIIFFWVARMMMMGLHFTDQAPFHTVYIHALVRDEKGAKMSKSKGNVIDPIDLIDQFGADALRFTLSAMAAQGRDIKLSPARVQGYRNFTTKLWNAARFAEMNGCRPVADFDPSTAKETLSQWILVETARTGAAVTEAIEAYRFNDAAGAVYSFTWHTFCDWFLELAKPTLQGEDGPAKTELQAVTAWVIDEIVKLLHPFMPFLTEELWARTAEEAGISRPALLALTAWPDLKVADNPAAREINWLVALITQIRSVRSETNVPAGAQIPVVLVGAGETERGWIATHEAAIKRLARVETIEEADAPPPQSAQVILGDVTVCLPLAGVVDIDAERARLKKELDRLAGEIKKIDGKLSNPSFVERAPEEVVEEQRERREEAESRRVKVSEALGRL; encoded by the coding sequence ATGCTCGACAAGACATACGACGCCGCGGCGGTCGAGCCGCGCATTGCCAACCTTTGGAACGACGCCGGTGCCTTCCGCGCCGGGGCGGGCGCGCGCGAGGGCGCCGATCCGTTCACCATCGTGATCCCGCCGCCGAACGTCACCGGCTCGCTGCACATGGGCCATGCGCTCAACAACACGCTCCAGGACGTGCTCGTCCGGTTCGAGCGGATGCGCGGCCGCGACGTGCTGTGGCAGCCGGGCACCGACCATGCCGGCATCGCCACCCAGATGGTGGTGGAACGCCAGCTCGCCGAGCGCCAGGAGCCGGACCGCCGCGCCATGGGACGCGAGGCGTTCGTCGACCGGATCTGGACCTGGAAGGCGGAATCCGGCGGCACCATCCAGAACCAGCTGTTCCGGCTCGGCGCCTCCTGCGACTGGAGCCGCGAGCGCTTCACCATGGACGATGGCCTGTCGGCCGCCGTCCTGGAGGTCTTCGTCAAGCTGCACGAAGAGGGCCTGATCTACCGCGACAAGCGGCTGGTGAACTGGGACCCCCGCTTCCTGACCGCGATTTCCGACCTCGAGGTCCAGCAGATCGAGGTGAAGGGCAAGCTCTGGCACTTCCGCTACCCGATCGAGGGCGGCGCCACCTATCAGGCGCCGGTCGCCTTCGACGAGGAAACCGGTGAGCCGACCGAGTTCGAGACCCGCGACTACATCGTCGTCGCCACGACCCGGCCGGAGACGATGCTGGGCGACACCGCCGTCGCGGTTCATCCCGAGGATCCGCGCTACAAGGACCTGATCGGCAGGCACGTCGTGCTGCCGCTGGTCGGCCGCCGCATCCCGATCGTCGCCGACGACTATGCCGATCCGGAGACGGGCTCGGGCGCGGTCAAGATCACCCCGGCCCACGACTTCAACGACTTCGAGGTCGGCCGCCGCAACGATCTGCGCATGATCAACATCCTCGACGAGGAGGCGAAGCTCTTCCTCGCCGACAACGACGCCTTCCTGGAAGGCCTCGCCGCCGATCCGGACTTCACCAACGTCATGGCGCTCAACGGCGCCGACCGCTTCAAGGCGCGCGACGCGATCGTCGAGCTGATGGAGGCGCGCGAGCTTCTCGACCGGATCGAGGATCACGTCCACATGGTCCCCCACGGCGACCGCTCGGGCGTCGTCATCGAGCCGTTCCTGACCGACCAGTGGTATGTCGACGCGGCGACGCTCGCCAAGCCCGCCATGGAAGCCGTCCGCAAGGGCGACACCACCTTCGTTCCCGGCAACTGGGAGCGGGTCTATTTCGAGTGGATGGAGAACATCCAGCCCTGGTGCGTCTCGCGCCAGCTGTGGTGGGGCCACCAGATCCCGGCCTGGTACGGCCCCGACGGGGCGACCTTCGTCGCCAAGACCGAAGCCGAGGCGCTTGCCGCCGCCGAGGCGCGGTTCGGCAAACCGATCGCCCTCATGGCCAAGCAGGAGGCCGTCGCCGCCTGGGAGACGGGTGGCGACACGGTCGCGCTCTACCGGGACGAGGACGTCCTCGACACCTGGTTCTCCTCCGCGCTGTGGCCGTTCTCCACGCTCGGCTGGCCGGACCAGACGCCGGAGCTTGCCCGCTACTATCCGACCAGCGTGCTGGTCACCGGCTTCGACATCATCTTCTTCTGGGTCGCCCGGATGATGATGATGGGCCTGCACTTCACCGATCAGGCGCCGTTCCACACGGTCTACATCCACGCCCTCGTCCGCGACGAGAAGGGCGCCAAGATGTCGAAGTCCAAGGGCAACGTCATTGACCCGATCGACCTGATCGACCAGTTCGGGGCCGATGCGCTGCGCTTCACCCTGTCGGCCATGGCCGCCCAGGGCCGCGACATCAAGCTCTCGCCGGCGCGCGTCCAGGGCTATCGGAACTTCACCACCAAGCTGTGGAACGCCGCCCGCTTCGCCGAGATGAACGGCTGCCGTCCGGTCGCCGACTTCGATCCGTCGACGGCGAAGGAGACGCTCTCCCAGTGGATCCTGGTGGAGACCGCCCGCACCGGCGCGGCCGTCACCGAGGCGATCGAGGCCTATCGCTTCAACGATGCCGCGGGCGCGGTCTATTCGTTCACCTGGCACACCTTCTGCGACTGGTTCCTGGAGCTGGCCAAGCCCACGCTCCAGGGCGAGGACGGCCCCGCCAAGACCGAGCTCCAGGCGGTGACGGCCTGGGTCATCGACGAGATCGTCAAGCTGCTGCATCCGTTCATGCCGTTCCTGACCGAGGAACTCTGGGCGCGGACGGCGGAGGAGGCGGGCATTTCGCGTCCGGCGCTTCTGGCGCTGACCGCCTGGCCGGATCTCAAGGTTGCCGACAATCCGGCCGCCCGCGAGATCAACTGGCTGGTCGCGCTCATCACCCAGATCCGGTCGGTCCGCTCGGAGACCAACGTGCCGGCCGGCGCCCAGATCCCGGTCGTGCTCGTCGGCGCGGGCGAGACCGAGCGCGGCTGGATCGCCACCCACGAAGCCGCCATCAAGCGGCTCGCCCGGGTGGAGACGATCGAAGAGGCCGATGCGCCGCCGCCCCAGTCGGCCCAGGTCATCCTCGGCGACGTCACCGTCTGCCTGCCGCTTGCCGGCGTGGTCGACATCGACGCCGAGCGCGCGCGCCTGAAGAAGGAGCTCGACCGGCTCGCCGGCGAGATCAAGAAGATCGACGGCAAGCTCTCCAACCCGTCCTTCGTGGAGCGGGCGCCGGAAGAGGTGGTCGAAGAGCAGCGCGAGCGGCGCGAGGAAGCCGAGAGCCGGCGCGTGAAGGTCTCCGAGGCGCTCGGCCGATTGTGA